The following are from one region of the Archangium lipolyticum genome:
- a CDS encoding glycosyltransferase has protein sequence MATIIISPLAQQGHVNPTLRIARTLRARGHRVVYCGLQDVEDFLRGEGFEFMPVLEDLCPRGFQDRILARMKELSGLRLLQFSLEMDRVQNRIHAAVLEGALDVPFTRLKPDLLLCDVQLPEPPMVAHGHEVPCLLLNTTLSLRREERLPPLSSPLVPDGRLTTSLLIRAAWLRDTYRHRLGVLFRTRDVSHLRRVARRYGFPPERLDFSGSTLCARAPELVLCPREFADMGAASSRGQYLYTGPSVDLERQESDFPWERLREERPLVLVYLGTLAFRTDLDVRLFRQVLEVAARRPDWQFVLSLGRKLDVAAFDGVVPNVIAVRHAPQIAMLRRAMVMITHGGFNSVKECISMGVPMVVIPFLFDQPGVSARVVHHGLGVRGFASQLTAERLLGLLDEVVHNPSYRTAVRTFRDVFRKAEQDMPAADVVERFLQRGAPAAALG, from the coding sequence ATGGCCACCATCATCATTTCGCCGCTCGCTCAACAGGGACATGTCAATCCCACGCTGAGGATCGCCAGGACCCTGCGTGCGCGCGGTCACCGGGTGGTCTACTGCGGGCTGCAGGACGTGGAGGACTTCCTCCGGGGTGAAGGCTTCGAGTTCATGCCCGTGCTCGAGGACCTGTGCCCCAGGGGCTTCCAGGATCGGATCCTCGCGCGCATGAAGGAGCTGAGCGGGCTGCGGCTCCTCCAGTTCTCGCTGGAGATGGATCGCGTCCAGAATCGCATCCATGCGGCGGTCCTGGAGGGGGCGCTGGACGTGCCCTTCACCCGGCTGAAGCCCGACCTGCTGCTGTGCGACGTGCAGTTGCCGGAGCCGCCGATGGTGGCCCATGGGCACGAGGTTCCGTGCCTGCTGCTCAATACGACGTTGTCCTTACGCCGGGAGGAGCGCCTGCCGCCGCTGAGTTCCCCTCTCGTGCCGGATGGGAGACTGACGACATCTCTTCTCATCCGTGCGGCCTGGCTGCGCGACACCTATCGTCATCGGCTCGGCGTGCTCTTCCGGACCCGCGATGTGAGTCACCTGCGGCGAGTGGCCCGGCGCTACGGCTTTCCTCCCGAGCGGCTCGACTTCTCGGGCAGCACCCTGTGCGCCCGGGCTCCGGAGCTGGTGCTCTGTCCGCGCGAGTTCGCCGACATGGGGGCCGCCTCGTCACGCGGGCAGTACCTCTACACCGGCCCCTCCGTGGACCTGGAGCGGCAGGAGTCGGACTTCCCCTGGGAGCGCCTGCGGGAGGAGCGTCCCCTCGTGCTGGTCTACCTGGGGACCCTGGCCTTCCGCACGGATTTGGATGTACGGCTCTTCCGGCAGGTGCTCGAGGTGGCCGCGCGGCGTCCGGACTGGCAGTTCGTGCTCTCCCTGGGCCGCAAGCTCGATGTGGCGGCCTTCGACGGGGTCGTCCCCAACGTCATCGCTGTCCGGCACGCGCCGCAGATCGCCATGTTGCGCCGGGCCATGGTGATGATCACCCACGGCGGGTTCAACAGCGTCAAGGAGTGCATCTCCATGGGGGTGCCCATGGTCGTCATTCCCTTCCTGTTCGATCAGCCCGGCGTCTCGGCGCGCGTGGTCCATCATGGACTCGGGGTCCGGGGCTTCGCGTCCCAACTGACCGCCGAGCGTCTGCTGGGTCTGCTGGACGAGGTGGTCCACAATCCCTCCTATCGGACCGCCGTTCGGACGTTCAGGGACGTCTTCCGCAAGGCCGAGCAGGACATGCCCGCAGCGGACGTCGTCGAGCGGTTCCTGCAGCGGGGTGCTCCCGCCGCCGCTCTCGGGTGA
- a CDS encoding aspartyl/asparaginyl beta-hydroxylase domain-containing protein, protein MYLDPRDYPFTAMLEKNWRVIRQELENLHAQNFMAWPERDLYEKGWDVFGLYAFGNRLEENCQRCPRTAELVAQIPGLTTAGFSSLQPGTHITPHEGYTNAVLRCHLGLVVPEGCSMRVGTETRSWEEGRCLVFDDTIEHEVWHRGTKPRIVLLLDFKRNPEDPDSVVEVPDSVRDVIDAENQRKRA, encoded by the coding sequence ATGTACCTTGACCCGCGTGATTATCCGTTCACCGCCATGCTGGAGAAGAACTGGCGGGTGATTCGCCAGGAGCTGGAGAATCTGCACGCGCAGAACTTCATGGCGTGGCCGGAGCGGGATCTGTACGAGAAGGGTTGGGATGTCTTCGGGCTGTATGCCTTTGGCAACCGGCTGGAGGAGAACTGCCAGCGGTGCCCGCGCACGGCGGAGCTGGTGGCGCAGATTCCGGGCCTGACGACGGCGGGTTTCTCCAGCCTGCAGCCGGGCACTCACATCACGCCGCACGAGGGTTACACCAACGCGGTGCTTCGCTGCCACCTGGGGTTGGTGGTGCCGGAAGGCTGCTCGATGCGCGTGGGGACGGAGACGCGGAGCTGGGAGGAGGGCCGCTGCCTGGTGTTCGACGACACGATCGAGCACGAGGTCTGGCATCGCGGCACGAAGCCCCGGATCGTCCTGCTGCTGGATTTCAAGCGCAATCCGGAGGATCCGGACTCGGTCGTCGAGGTCCCGGACAGCGTGCGTGACGTCATCGATGCCGAGAATCAGCGCAAGCGGGCCTGA
- the sbnA gene encoding 2,3-diaminopropionate biosynthesis protein SbnA yields MPSQTPPLSERLNQLQKSLRETPVVELNEEGIRLFAKLEYNNPFGSLKDRPAFWMLKMAVERGEVTQDATLVESSSGNFANAMASYCRLLGLKFIPVIDPNIAGANEAYLRRMCETVAKVEERDETGGFLKTRLRKVQELLSSLPVSYWPNQYGNPLVAEAHYRFTGEEICRAFKQVDYVFVGVSTGGTIAGVSTRVKEQFPHAKVIAVDAEGSVIFGGAPKKRYIPGIGASVRAELVDRALIDDVVMVPEIETVRACRELLFRHGLLVGGSSGSCYAAVKRYLPAMRSMSPPNVVFLCADKGGAYLDTVFNDSWCSRLEQ; encoded by the coding sequence ATGCCCTCTCAAACTCCCCCCCTGTCTGAGCGACTCAATCAACTCCAGAAAAGCCTGCGGGAAACGCCCGTGGTGGAGTTGAACGAGGAGGGGATCAGGCTGTTCGCCAAGCTCGAGTACAACAACCCGTTTGGTAGCTTGAAGGATCGCCCCGCGTTCTGGATGCTGAAGATGGCGGTGGAGCGCGGTGAGGTGACACAGGACGCGACGCTGGTCGAGTCGTCCTCGGGGAACTTCGCCAACGCGATGGCGAGCTACTGCCGGTTGCTGGGGCTGAAGTTCATTCCGGTGATCGATCCGAACATCGCCGGAGCGAACGAGGCCTACCTGCGGCGGATGTGCGAGACGGTGGCGAAGGTGGAGGAGCGGGACGAGACGGGCGGCTTCCTGAAGACGCGGCTGAGGAAGGTGCAGGAGCTGCTCAGCTCGCTGCCGGTCTCGTACTGGCCCAACCAGTATGGCAACCCGCTGGTGGCGGAGGCGCACTACCGCTTCACGGGCGAGGAGATCTGCCGGGCCTTCAAACAGGTGGACTACGTCTTCGTGGGCGTGAGCACGGGCGGGACGATCGCCGGTGTGTCGACCCGGGTGAAGGAGCAGTTCCCCCACGCGAAGGTGATCGCCGTGGACGCGGAGGGCTCGGTCATCTTCGGAGGGGCGCCGAAGAAGCGCTACATCCCAGGGATCGGCGCGAGCGTGAGGGCGGAGCTGGTGGATCGGGCGCTCATCGACGACGTGGTGATGGTGCCGGAGATCGAGACGGTGCGGGCGTGCCGCGAGCTGCTGTTCCGGCACGGGCTGCTGGTCGGAGGCTCCTCGGGCTCGTGCTACGCGGCGGTGAAGCGCTACCTGCCGGCGATGCGGTCTATGTCTCCGCCCAACGTCGTCTTCCTGTGCGCGGACAAGGGCGGGGCCTATCTGGACACGGTCTTCAATGACTCGTGGTGCTCCCGGCTCGAGCAGTAG